One genomic window of Aliiroseovarius sp. M344 includes the following:
- a CDS encoding ribonuclease E/G has translation MPKKMLIDATHAEETRVVVVDGNKVEEFDFESENKRQLAGNIYLAKVTRVEPSLQAAFVDYGGNRHGFLAFSEIHPDYYQIPVADREALLEEERAYAEAMAAEEEKPRTRRRRSRPRARPRAEDTKSDDAVATKEVDAASGMDVIDLENGDHDPLEGQSPMELVDETPVEEPVDDTTEEDTPKEVAADTDAPDNGQAADAGDDEDDDDAPLDASEKDDQIESVADDDVVEDIRPRRKPRPKRYKIQEVVKVRQILLVQVVKEERGNKGAALTTYLSLAGRYCVLMPNTARGGGISRKITNAPDRKKLKEIAAEIDVPKGAGLIVRTAGAKRTKSEIKRDYEYLQRLWEQIRELTLNSSAPAKIYEEGNLIKRSIRDLYSREIDEVFVEGEAGYRTAKDFMKMIMPSHAKNVKLYHDQMPLFARYQVESYLSGMFSPTVQLRSGGYIVIGVTEALVAIDVNSGRATKEGSIEETALKTNLEAAEEVARQLRLRDLAGLIVIDFIDMEERRNNNAVEKRLKDKLKTDRARIQVGRISGFGLAEMSRQRLRPGMIEATTQPCNHCHGTGLIRSDDNLALSILRQLEEEGVRRRSREVLVKAPVGIVNFLMNNKREHIAQIEARYGMAVRIEADPFLISPDYSIEKFKTATRTVPEATAPVVSVDASLMDDIDDAEVVEEAEVNSEASGEDETKPKKRRRRRRRRKPSNGDDNRQDNQNGGGDAETGGDNVEAKGAPEVDTDAEKPAEDAEEKPKRKRAPRRRAKKTDEVSAEATGAEPEVEADAPAEETKAETKPKRAPRKRAAKPKAEEAEAPATAPVDGDETPAEKPARKPRARKPKAAAAEAEASVEPVKEDDAKPKKAPRKRAPAVRKKKTEDAAPDAAPAAEPTPKPAMAAAEPAAPPAAEVKPDEPPKPKRKGWWSLGG, from the coding sequence ATGCCAAAGAAGATGCTTATCGACGCCACACACGCGGAGGAGACACGCGTTGTTGTGGTCGACGGAAACAAGGTCGAGGAATTTGACTTTGAATCAGAAAACAAACGCCAACTAGCAGGCAATATATATCTGGCAAAAGTGACGCGGGTCGAACCCTCGCTGCAAGCCGCATTTGTTGACTATGGCGGCAACCGCCACGGCTTTTTGGCCTTCTCGGAAATCCATCCTGATTATTATCAGATACCTGTTGCGGATCGCGAAGCGCTGTTGGAAGAAGAACGCGCTTATGCCGAAGCCATGGCGGCCGAAGAAGAAAAACCACGCACTCGCCGGCGCCGGTCGCGGCCCCGTGCTCGCCCTAGGGCAGAAGATACCAAGTCTGATGACGCAGTGGCGACCAAAGAGGTCGACGCTGCATCGGGTATGGATGTGATTGACCTGGAAAACGGTGATCACGATCCGCTAGAGGGTCAGTCGCCGATGGAATTGGTGGATGAAACCCCGGTTGAAGAACCCGTGGATGATACCACCGAAGAAGACACACCCAAGGAGGTTGCAGCCGATACGGATGCACCTGACAACGGTCAGGCAGCTGATGCTGGCGACGATGAAGACGATGATGACGCGCCGCTGGACGCCTCTGAGAAGGACGACCAGATCGAAAGCGTCGCAGATGACGACGTGGTCGAAGATATTCGCCCGCGCCGCAAGCCGCGCCCCAAACGCTATAAGATCCAAGAAGTGGTCAAAGTGCGCCAGATCCTTCTGGTGCAGGTCGTGAAAGAAGAACGTGGCAACAAGGGGGCCGCGCTGACCACCTATCTGTCTTTGGCAGGTCGGTATTGCGTCTTGATGCCAAACACCGCGCGTGGCGGTGGGATCAGCCGTAAAATCACCAACGCGCCTGACCGTAAGAAGCTGAAGGAAATTGCCGCCGAAATTGACGTACCGAAGGGCGCAGGCCTGATCGTGCGCACGGCAGGGGCCAAGCGCACCAAATCAGAAATCAAGCGCGATTATGAGTATCTACAACGGCTGTGGGAACAGATCCGCGAGCTGACGCTGAATTCGTCAGCCCCCGCGAAAATCTATGAAGAAGGCAACTTGATCAAACGTTCGATCCGTGACTTGTATTCGCGCGAGATTGACGAAGTGTTTGTTGAGGGCGAGGCCGGTTATCGCACCGCCAAGGACTTCATGAAAATGATCATGCCGTCCCATGCCAAGAACGTGAAACTGTATCACGACCAGATGCCCTTGTTCGCCCGTTATCAGGTGGAAAGCTATCTGTCGGGTATGTTCAGCCCCACCGTGCAACTGCGGTCGGGTGGTTACATTGTCATCGGTGTAACGGAAGCGCTGGTCGCGATTGACGTGAACTCTGGCCGGGCCACCAAAGAGGGTTCGATCGAGGAAACAGCGCTGAAGACCAACCTTGAGGCTGCCGAAGAGGTGGCGCGCCAGTTGCGCCTGCGTGACCTTGCGGGTCTGATCGTGATCGACTTCATCGATATGGAAGAGCGCCGCAACAACAACGCGGTTGAGAAGCGTCTGAAAGACAAGCTGAAAACTGACCGCGCGCGCATTCAGGTGGGCCGTATTTCGGGCTTTGGTTTGGCGGAAATGTCCCGCCAACGTCTGCGCCCCGGCATGATCGAGGCGACAACGCAGCCTTGTAACCATTGCCACGGCACGGGTCTGATCCGCTCGGACGACAACCTTGCTTTGTCGATCTTGCGTCAGCTGGAAGAAGAAGGCGTGCGTCGCCGGTCGCGTGAAGTTTTGGTCAAAGCCCCTGTGGGCATCGTGAACTTCCTGATGAACAACAAGCGCGAGCACATCGCACAGATCGAAGCGCGCTATGGTATGGCCGTTCGGATCGAAGCCGATCCGTTCCTGATCTCGCCCGATTACTCGATAGAGAAGTTTAAAACCGCCACCCGTACTGTGCCCGAGGCCACAGCACCGGTCGTTTCGGTTGATGCGTCTTTGATGGATGACATCGACGACGCCGAGGTGGTTGAAGAGGCCGAAGTCAATTCGGAAGCTTCGGGCGAGGACGAGACCAAGCCGAAGAAACGCCGTCGTCGGCGGCGGCGTCGCAAGCCGTCCAACGGCGATGACAATCGTCAGGACAACCAGAATGGCGGTGGCGACGCTGAAACCGGCGGCGACAACGTCGAGGCTAAGGGTGCACCAGAAGTAGACACCGATGCAGAGAAACCTGCTGAGGATGCCGAAGAGAAACCAAAGCGCAAACGCGCGCCACGTCGTCGGGCCAAAAAGACTGACGAGGTGTCAGCAGAGGCGACAGGCGCCGAGCCCGAGGTTGAAGCTGACGCTCCCGCAGAAGAGACCAAGGCCGAAACCAAACCCAAGCGTGCGCCGCGCAAACGCGCGGCCAAGCCAAAGGCAGAGGAGGCCGAAGCCCCCGCGACGGCACCGGTCGACGGGGACGAGACGCCGGCAGAGAAGCCCGCGCGCAAACCGCGCGCCAGAAAACCCAAGGCAGCGGCTGCCGAGGCGGAGGCGTCGGTCGAGCCGGTGAAGGAAGACGACGCAAAGCCCAAAAAGGCCCCGCGTAAAAGAGCACCTGCGGTTCGGAAGAAAAAGACCGAGGACGCTGCGCCTGATGCAGCGCCAGCGGCCGAGCCAACGCCGAAGCCGGCCATGGCGGCTGCCGAACCCGCTGCACCACCGGCGGCAGAGGTTAAGCCGGATGAACCACCCAAGCCGAAACGCAAAGGCTGGTGGTCGCTTGGCGGCTAA
- a CDS encoding penicillin-binding protein 1A has protein sequence MIRFILGIFGAVFTGITLAIFMAALAIGGIFWMYSRDLPSHEQLANYTPATISRVYSGEGQLMDEFARERRLFAPSDEIPALVKHAFISAEDKNFYTHAGFDPRGIAAAAVEAARGGKLRGASTIPQQVVKNFLLSSERSAERKIKELILSVRLESSLSKDDILALYLNEIFLGQNSYGVTAAAQTYFNKTLDELEPHEAATLASMPQAPSNYHPVRAKERLLKRRDYVLREMFQNGYLDKAVYDSELAKPLRSVQNGDFPAFRQALPPRDYFSDEIRRQLSRDFGEEEFFTGGMTVRATVDPDLQDVAAKSLRIGLEGYDRSRGVWRPSGVTLPQDALGSEGAWRAALAAARFPRDIEGWSPAVVLEVGGNDARIGIEGVDEDEDGHWIPAKDVTWARRLQEDGSLGRKAQVAGDLLKVGEVVHVRQMTSDDDGSFIRWTLRQVPEVQGGFMAMDVNTGRVLAMQGGFSYQHSVFNRATQATRQPGSSFKPFVYAAALDSGFSPATIVIDAPIEVVAGGKIWRPKNYSNRFYGPTPLRTGIEQSRNLMTVRLAQEIGMDTVAGYAERFGVYDRMNQFLANALGAEETTLFRMVAAYAMFANGGERVEPTLVDRVQDRWGKTIYRHDTRQCADCNDPTLANGQAPQIVSDRERVMNAITAYQLTSMMRGVVERGTARGVVNLPVPTAGKTGTTNDEHDAWFVGFTSNIVAGCYVGYDRPRTMPGTSGGGMCGPVFQRFMLEAIKEYGGGEFKVPPGGHFIKIDRFTGARLPPDASGDHVVAEYFRDGEEPLFGVMFDGGFAMGANLPMFDRGESDDGTAKVKTSTGKTVVVPGKADFGSLSSGGLY, from the coding sequence GTGATCAGATTCATTCTAGGCATATTTGGTGCCGTGTTTACCGGCATTACGCTGGCCATCTTCATGGCCGCGTTGGCGATCGGCGGCATTTTCTGGATGTATTCCAGAGACTTGCCAAGCCACGAGCAGCTTGCCAACTATACGCCCGCGACCATCAGCCGGGTCTATTCCGGCGAGGGGCAGCTGATGGACGAGTTCGCGCGCGAACGCCGGTTGTTCGCCCCATCCGATGAGATTCCCGCGCTTGTGAAGCACGCCTTTATCTCGGCCGAGGATAAAAACTTCTATACCCATGCCGGATTTGACCCCCGCGGCATTGCGGCAGCCGCCGTCGAAGCGGCGCGCGGTGGCAAGTTGCGTGGGGCGTCGACCATTCCGCAGCAGGTGGTGAAAAACTTCTTGCTCAGCTCGGAACGGTCTGCCGAACGCAAGATCAAGGAACTGATCTTGTCTGTGCGGTTGGAAAGCTCGCTGTCCAAGGACGACATTCTGGCCCTGTATCTGAACGAGATTTTCTTGGGTCAAAACTCCTACGGGGTTACGGCGGCGGCGCAGACCTATTTCAACAAAACGCTGGACGAGTTGGAGCCGCACGAGGCGGCCACCCTGGCCTCGATGCCGCAAGCGCCCAGTAATTATCACCCTGTGCGCGCCAAAGAGCGGCTTTTGAAGCGACGCGACTATGTGTTGCGCGAAATGTTTCAGAACGGCTATCTGGACAAGGCGGTCTATGACTCCGAGTTGGCCAAACCGCTGCGGTCTGTGCAAAACGGCGACTTCCCGGCCTTCCGGCAGGCGTTGCCGCCGCGCGATTACTTTTCGGATGAAATTCGTCGCCAACTGAGCCGCGATTTCGGGGAAGAGGAATTCTTTACCGGCGGTATGACCGTGCGTGCGACCGTTGATCCTGACTTGCAGGATGTGGCGGCCAAAAGCCTGCGCATCGGACTTGAAGGCTATGACCGCAGCCGAGGCGTATGGCGTCCATCAGGTGTGACGCTGCCACAAGACGCTCTTGGGTCTGAAGGTGCATGGCGCGCCGCCCTTGCCGCAGCGCGGTTCCCGCGTGACATCGAAGGTTGGTCGCCCGCCGTGGTGCTGGAGGTTGGCGGCAATGATGCCCGCATCGGCATTGAAGGCGTTGACGAGGACGAAGATGGCCACTGGATTCCCGCCAAGGACGTGACTTGGGCGCGGCGTCTTCAGGAAGATGGCAGCCTTGGGCGCAAGGCCCAGGTCGCCGGCGATCTGCTGAAAGTCGGCGAGGTTGTCCACGTGCGGCAGATGACCAGCGATGATGACGGCAGCTTCATTCGCTGGACCTTGCGGCAGGTGCCGGAAGTGCAGGGCGGTTTCATGGCGATGGACGTGAACACCGGCCGTGTTCTGGCGATGCAGGGCGGCTTTAGCTATCAACACTCGGTGTTCAACCGGGCAACGCAGGCCACCCGCCAGCCGGGGTCAAGTTTCAAACCATTCGTCTATGCCGCCGCGCTGGACAGCGGGTTTTCTCCGGCGACCATTGTGATTGACGCGCCGATCGAGGTTGTTGCAGGGGGCAAGATCTGGCGACCTAAGAACTATTCCAACCGGTTCTACGGGCCAACACCTCTGCGCACCGGGATCGAGCAATCTCGAAACCTGATGACGGTGCGTCTGGCGCAGGAAATCGGCATGGACACGGTTGCGGGCTATGCCGAACGCTTTGGGGTCTATGACCGGATGAACCAGTTTCTCGCCAACGCGCTGGGTGCCGAGGAAACGACGCTGTTCCGCATGGTGGCGGCCTATGCGATGTTCGCCAATGGCGGCGAGCGGGTTGAGCCGACGTTGGTTGACCGGGTCCAGGACCGCTGGGGCAAGACCATCTATCGCCATGACACCCGCCAATGCGCGGATTGTAACGACCCGACGCTTGCCAACGGGCAGGCGCCCCAGATTGTTTCGGACCGCGAACGGGTCATGAATGCGATCACTGCCTACCAGCTGACGTCGATGATGCGCGGCGTGGTCGAACGCGGCACCGCGCGTGGCGTGGTCAACCTGCCGGTGCCCACCGCGGGTAAGACCGGCACCACCAATGATGAACACGACGCCTGGTTTGTCGGCTTCACCTCGAACATCGTGGCGGGCTGTTATGTTGGGTATGACCGCCCGCGCACCATGCCCGGCACGTCTGGTGGTGGCATGTGTGGCCCTGTGTTCCAACGCTTCATGCTGGAAGCAATCAAGGAATATGGTGGCGGTGAATTCAAAGTGCCGCCGGGCGGCCATTTCATCAAGATCGACCGCTTCACCGGCGCACGCTTGCCGCCGGATGCGTCTGGCGACCACGTTGTGGCCGAATATTTCCGCGACGGGGAAGAGCCTCTGTTTGGCGTGATGTTTGATGGTGGTTTTGCGATGGGGGCCAATCTGCCCATGTTTGATCGCGGCGAATCCGATGACGGCACGGCGAAGGTCAAGACTTCGACCGGTAAAACGGTTGTGGTGCCCGGAAAAGCGGATTTCGGATCGCTGTCATCGGGCGGTCTTTACTAA
- a CDS encoding M3 family oligoendopeptidase, whose product MLTTLPFPVRDANAQTGDIPLEGLPEWDLSDLYTAEDAPELTRDLKWLEKACADFAATYRGKLAGLDAAGMLGCIDAYEKIDLIGGRIMSFAGLRYYQKTTDAGRAQFFQNCQEKITVFTAPLVFFSLEVNRIDDAVLDGWFDANDALARYKPIFDRLRAMRPYQLSDELEQFLHDKSSVGASAWNTLFDETVAGLLFTVNGEEHGLEATANLLTDKDRETREAASHEIARVLGENIKIFSRVHNTLAKEKDIEDTWRKMPTPQTGRHLSNHVEPEVVEALRNAVVAAYPRLSHRYYELKRKWLGLDVMQVWDRNAPLPMEDDKLVDWPAAEKIVMDAYADFDPRMAEIAAPFFSKGWIDAGVKPGKAPGAFAHPTVTNVHPYVMLNYLGKPRDVMTLAHELGHGVHQVLAADQGEMLSSTPLTLAETASVFGEMLTFRKLLSEAKTTAEKKVMLAGKVEDMINTVVRQIAFYDFECKLHDARADGELTPDQINDIWMSVQGESLGPAFEFMDGYETFWSYIPHFVHSPFYVYAYAFGDGLVNALYAVYEEGDADFQDKYFEMLKAGGSKHHKELLAPFGLDASDPKFWDKGLAMIEGFIDELEAMED is encoded by the coding sequence ATGCTTACCACCCTTCCCTTCCCCGTCCGTGATGCCAATGCACAAACCGGTGATATCCCGCTTGAAGGGTTGCCCGAATGGGATCTGAGCGACCTTTACACAGCCGAGGACGCGCCTGAACTGACGCGCGATCTTAAGTGGCTTGAGAAAGCCTGCGCCGACTTCGCCGCCACCTATCGGGGCAAGCTTGCAGGTCTGGACGCTGCCGGAATGCTGGGCTGCATTGACGCCTATGAAAAGATTGACCTGATCGGTGGGCGCATCATGTCGTTTGCCGGGCTGCGCTACTATCAAAAGACCACCGATGCAGGTCGTGCGCAGTTTTTCCAGAATTGTCAGGAAAAGATCACCGTATTCACCGCACCGCTGGTGTTCTTCTCGTTGGAAGTGAACCGGATCGACGATGCGGTTCTGGACGGATGGTTTGACGCCAACGACGCGCTGGCCCGCTACAAACCCATCTTCGACCGCCTGCGCGCCATGCGCCCCTATCAATTGTCCGACGAGTTAGAGCAGTTTTTGCACGACAAGTCGTCGGTCGGGGCGTCGGCCTGGAACACCTTGTTTGACGAAACCGTGGCCGGGCTTCTGTTTACCGTAAACGGTGAAGAGCACGGGCTGGAGGCCACCGCAAACCTGCTGACGGACAAGGACCGTGAAACCCGCGAAGCCGCCAGCCACGAGATCGCGCGCGTCTTGGGCGAAAACATCAAGATTTTCTCGCGCGTTCACAACACCTTGGCCAAGGAAAAGGATATCGAGGACACATGGCGCAAGATGCCCACCCCGCAAACCGGGCGGCATTTGTCGAACCATGTGGAACCCGAAGTGGTCGAGGCGTTGCGCAACGCCGTGGTCGCCGCCTATCCGCGCTTGAGTCACCGCTATTACGAGTTGAAACGCAAATGGCTGGGGCTTGACGTGATGCAGGTCTGGGACCGCAACGCGCCGCTACCGATGGAAGATGACAAGCTGGTAGACTGGCCTGCGGCTGAAAAGATTGTCATGGACGCCTATGCGGACTTTGACCCGCGCATGGCCGAGATCGCCGCGCCCTTCTTTTCAAAGGGCTGGATTGATGCGGGCGTCAAACCGGGCAAGGCACCGGGCGCCTTTGCGCACCCCACCGTCACCAACGTGCACCCCTACGTGATGTTGAACTATTTGGGCAAACCGCGTGACGTCATGACACTGGCGCATGAGCTGGGCCACGGTGTGCATCAGGTGCTGGCCGCAGATCAGGGCGAGATGTTGTCGTCCACCCCCCTGACCCTTGCCGAAACCGCCAGCGTGTTTGGTGAAATGCTGACCTTCCGCAAACTTCTGAGCGAGGCCAAAACCACCGCCGAGAAGAAGGTCATGCTGGCCGGTAAGGTCGAAGATATGATCAACACGGTCGTCCGCCAGATCGCGTTTTATGACTTCGAATGCAAACTCCATGATGCACGCGCGGACGGCGAATTGACACCCGACCAGATCAACGACATCTGGATGAGTGTGCAGGGCGAAAGCCTTGGCCCGGCGTTTGAATTTATGGATGGGTATGAAACCTTCTGGTCCTATATCCCGCATTTCGTCCACTCACCCTTTTACGTCTACGCCTATGCGTTTGGAGATGGCCTCGTGAACGCACTTTACGCGGTCTATGAAGAAGGCGATGCAGACTTCCAGGACAAGTATTTCGAGATGCTGAAAGCCGGCGGATCGAAACACCACAAAGAGCTTCTGGCCCCATTTGGCCTTGATGCTTCGGACCCGAAATTCTGGGACAAGGGGCTGGCGATGATTGAAGGCTTCATTGATGAGTTGGAAGCGATGGAAGACTGA
- a CDS encoding DksA/TraR family C4-type zinc finger protein — protein MAGGWARDGAVQEQIDASIQDELKRMQANKAPVGESRTHCAECEEEIPEARRKAIPGVKLCIDCMQDRDTAFKSRQGFNRRGSKDSQLK, from the coding sequence ATGGCAGGAGGATGGGCGCGTGACGGCGCGGTTCAGGAACAAATTGATGCGTCGATTCAGGATGAACTGAAGCGGATGCAGGCCAACAAAGCGCCCGTGGGCGAAAGCCGCACCCATTGTGCCGAATGTGAAGAAGAAATCCCCGAAGCCCGACGCAAGGCGATCCCCGGTGTCAAATTGTGCATCGATTGCATGCAGGACCGGGATACGGCCTTCAAGTCGCGTCAAGGGTTCAACAGGCGTGGGTCAAAGGATAGCCAGTTGAAGTGA
- a CDS encoding Gfo/Idh/MocA family protein, translating to MGNVLNWGILGAASFARKMMGPAIHAAGNARLVSLATSKAQKGIEFKRFCPDLKVHDSYDALLSDPTVDAVYIPLPNHLHVEWAVKAAQAGKHVLVEKPVALKADQIDDLIALRDQTGLLIAEAYMIVHHPQWVRARELIQSGAIGKVDHAEAVFTYDNRADVNNVRNKPHMGGGGIRDIGVYTYSSLRFATGAEPTDIAARIKTENGVDTWAQVVGEMEGSLGRFTFSAMTSMRLPPRQEVILQGETGQIRLSAPFNPGRFGQAELELRRPNNTRTVETWPSENQYILQVENFGRTVREGAGYPCPLEFSRGTQAMIDRIFEVAVNIS from the coding sequence ATGGGCAACGTGTTGAATTGGGGCATCTTGGGGGCCGCGAGCTTTGCGCGTAAGATGATGGGCCCGGCCATCCATGCCGCAGGCAATGCCCGGCTTGTGTCCCTTGCGACGTCGAAGGCGCAAAAGGGAATAGAGTTCAAACGCTTCTGCCCCGACCTGAAAGTTCATGACAGCTATGATGCCCTGCTGTCTGACCCGACTGTGGATGCAGTCTATATTCCATTGCCCAACCATCTGCATGTCGAATGGGCCGTCAAAGCCGCCCAAGCCGGCAAGCATGTGCTGGTGGAAAAGCCGGTTGCGCTGAAGGCTGATCAGATTGACGATCTGATTGCCCTGCGTGATCAAACTGGGCTGCTGATCGCAGAAGCCTATATGATTGTCCATCACCCCCAATGGGTGCGCGCGCGCGAGTTGATACAGTCCGGGGCTATTGGCAAGGTTGACCATGCCGAAGCTGTGTTCACCTATGACAACCGGGCTGACGTGAACAATGTACGCAACAAGCCTCATATGGGTGGCGGCGGCATTCGTGATATTGGCGTCTATACCTATTCCTCGCTTCGTTTTGCGACGGGGGCGGAGCCCACGGATATTGCAGCACGCATTAAGACGGAAAACGGTGTGGATACATGGGCGCAGGTGGTGGGCGAGATGGAGGGGTCGCTGGGGCGATTTACCTTCTCGGCCATGACGTCGATGCGTCTGCCGCCGCGGCAAGAGGTGATCTTGCAGGGCGAAACCGGCCAGATCCGTCTGTCCGCCCCGTTCAATCCCGGCCGGTTTGGTCAGGCCGAACTTGAGCTGCGTCGCCCCAACAACACCCGAACCGTTGAAACCTGGCCCAGCGAGAACCAATATATATTGCAGGTCGAAAATTTTGGCCGCACGGTACGAGAGGGCGCAGGTTATCCATGCCCGCTGGAATTTTCGCGCGGCACACAAGCCATGATCGACCGCATCTTTGAAGTGGCCGTGAATATCAGTTGA
- the rpoH gene encoding RNA polymerase sigma factor RpoH translates to MSNYKNLPAPTPEGGLNRYMQEIRKFPMLEPEQEYMLAKRWVDHQDRDAAHQMVNSHLRLAAKIAMGYRGYGLPQAEVISEANVGLMQAVKRFDPEKGFRLATYAMWWIRASIQEYILRSWSLVKLGTTSAQKKLFFNLRKAKARIGALEEGDLRPENVARIANDLNVTEDEVISMNRRLSGGDASLNATVSADGEGTMQWQDWLEDESADQAGDYAEQDELQVRRELLAKAMDVLNDREKDILTQRRLQDKAVTLEDLSGVYDVSRERIRQIEVRAFEKLQKRMQELASEKGLLEDA, encoded by the coding sequence ATGAGCAATTATAAAAACTTACCGGCCCCGACGCCAGAAGGCGGTTTGAACCGATATATGCAGGAAATCCGTAAGTTTCCGATGCTTGAGCCGGAACAGGAATATATGCTGGCCAAACGCTGGGTGGACCATCAGGACCGTGATGCGGCCCATCAGATGGTAAACTCGCATCTGCGACTGGCCGCCAAGATCGCCATGGGCTATCGCGGCTATGGTTTGCCGCAGGCTGAAGTGATTTCAGAAGCCAATGTGGGCTTGATGCAGGCTGTGAAACGGTTTGACCCTGAAAAGGGCTTCCGTCTGGCCACGTATGCCATGTGGTGGATCCGCGCCTCAATCCAGGAATATATCCTGCGGTCATGGTCGCTGGTGAAACTGGGCACGACCTCGGCGCAGAAGAAGCTGTTCTTCAACCTGCGCAAGGCCAAGGCCCGTATCGGCGCGTTGGAAGAAGGGGACTTGCGCCCTGAAAACGTGGCCCGCATCGCCAATGACCTGAATGTCACAGAGGACGAGGTCATCTCGATGAACCGGCGGTTGTCGGGCGGGGATGCGTCGCTAAATGCGACCGTGTCGGCGGATGGCGAAGGCACGATGCAATGGCAGGATTGGCTTGAGGATGAAAGCGCGGACCAGGCAGGCGACTATGCCGAGCAGGACGAGCTTCAAGTGCGCCGCGAGCTTCTGGCAAAAGCGATGGATGTGCTGAATGATCGTGAAAAGGACATCCTGACCCAGCGACGGTTGCAGGATAAGGCGGTCACTCTGGAAGACCTGTCTGGTGTCTATGATGTCAGCCGCGAGCGTATTCGCCAGATCGAAGTGCGGGCGTTTGAGAAGCTGCAAAAACGCATGCAGGAGCTTGCCTCGGAAAAAGGACTGCTCGAAGACGCCTGA